In Galactobacillus timonensis, the genomic window CGAAGAGCTTGTAAATATCCTTGTACTGGTGGGGATCCAGGCCTTTGACGACTTTCGTCTCCATATAGATATCATGGCTTACTTCCGAGAATTGATTATCCGGAGCCAGACGTACCTTCGAGTCATCCACCTGGATGGCCCAGGGAATATTCTTTGCCTTGCATTCTTCAACAAGCGCAAGACACGCCTCATAGGGAAGGGGACGCAGCTCACGCAGAACGCCGTCAATCGTGAGGCCGTAGCCGCCGTCGCTGACCATGTTTTCAAAGCCAAGCTTCCTGCGGTAGTCTTCTGCCATGGCGTGAGCACGGCCGGTGGCAATGGCGGTAAAGTGGCCGGACCTGCGAAGTCCATTAATCGCTCTGACGGCGGAGTCGGGGATATACTGTCTGCCTGGCGTACCAACAGCCAGGGTGTTGTCGATATCGAAAAAGATATAGCGTTTTCTGTTTTTCATCCCGTTTTTCATATCCACAAAAGGATAGCACAAACATCCCTGAGCATGATTCAGATTACGGAATCCGGGGCGATTTATAATGAGACCGGTGAAGGAGAAAATGATTATGGTTACAGTCTATGGAATGCCTACCTGCCCTCATTGCAGCTTCGTTGAAAAGCAGATCGAAGGAAATGAGAACTTCCGTTTCGTCGATATCGGTGCCCATGTTAAGAATCTGAAGGAATTCCTTCGGATCCGCGATAATTCACCGGTTTTCGATGATGCTAAGAAGAACGGTTATGCCGGAATTCCGTGCTTTGTTCTGGAAGACGGAACTGTGACGCTGAAGCCGGAAGATGCCGGACTCAAGTCAGGACTCGAAGAAGTGAAAGAAGTGAAAGCCTGCCGGATTGACGGTTCCGGCTGCTGAACAGGGATGCGGCTTCCAATGGAGCCGTTTTCTTTTGGAAATGTTGGCTGCGCAACCGCATTGTATCTGTGCAATGTCTACGATAGGTGTTGTAAGGACTGGTCAATCGAATGAACCTGTTTACATTAAGTGCCTATGAGACAACAGCTGAGCAGTTTTTCGAAACGCTGAAGAAACAGAATGCAGATCTTGTACTCGATGTGCGGCTGCGCAATACGAATCAGCTGTGCGGATTTACGAAGGAAAAGGATCTTGCCTATTTCGTACATAACATCGTTGGTGCTCAGTATGTGCATGATCTGCGGTTTGCGCCTGACTCGGATCTCTTGGATGCCTATACGAAACATGTCGTTGACTGGAACGGATACCGTCAGGCGTACCTGAGCGAGATGGAAGAGCGCAATGCGCGCCGCATCTTCACAGAGGATTATCGCAGATATGCGAGCATATGTATTCTCGGGACCGCTACCGTCCACCGCCGCAGTCACAGCGAAGCACTGCTGGAGTATCTGAATAAGGAAGCAGGGTAATCCCTTCACTCGTCCCGTTTGGGCGGGACGCGAAGATAGAAGTGGTTCTTCTGATAATCGATGATTCCTTCAGACTTGAGCCTGGAAAGTTCGCTGGACAGTGCGCTGCGATCGGCATTGAGATAGTCTGCCAGCTGCTGGCGGTCGAAGGGAATATCAAAATAGGAACGGTGCTGGCGTAGGGATTCTGCCGAAAGATAGGACAGAATCTTGTCACGAAGCGAATGCTGCGTGATGTACGTCAGCTTTTCGTTAAGGTGCAGATTCCGCTGGGCCAGCAGGGCAACAAGATTCTCAATCAGACGTGTATGGAAGGGACAGGCGGATGCGCACATCTGCAGCATTTTTTTGAGATCAAGCCGCAGAATGGATGTTTCTTCATCGGCCTGTACGCTGACATTCAGGACACTGTCATTGACGGCCGCATAGCTTTCACCGAAGAGATCACCCGGCTCCAGAGCGGAAACGATGTGACGCGTACCCCAGTAATCCCAGCGCTCCACATGGGCGCTTCCGGAAAGGATGAGGCCGGAGGAATCAATCGGATTGCCTGCCCGTAAGATCCAGTCCCCCTTGTCATAGAACTGTTTGTGGGCATTGAGACAGGGCAGAAGAGTCTCGAGCTGTGCTTCTGTGATGCCTTTAAAGAGGCGGGACTGATGAAGAACCGCAATATCCCGCTTGGTGATTGTCTTTGGATCCTCGTGGACTGTGTCGTTCTTCTTCATCGCTGTCAGCTTTCGTCTTTCTTTATGCATTATAGCCGATGACCCTGGTGGTGGCTGCTACACAAGCAGAGACGGGAAACCAAAACGGCGGGGAGTATTTGCCGCAATGAAGATGTTATTGATGCGATGGTGGATGCTAAGATGAGGAAAATTCAAAAGAATGCGGGAGGCTGAATATGGCTAGAGAATTTCTTGTTCCGGGACACATCATCACGGGGGCGGGAGCGCTGGATGCGGCAGAGAAGATCTTCCCAACGATGGGGAAGAAGGCACTGGTTGTCACAGATCCGGTAATGATCAAGCTTGGCAACTGTGCAAAGGTGGAAGCGGCACTGAAGCAGAAACACGTTCCGTATGCTGTTTATTCCGATATCGTCGGTGAACCGAACAATATCATGATTGAAAACGGACTCCGGAAGTATCGGGAAGAAGGCTGCGACTTCCTCATTGCGAT contains:
- a CDS encoding DUF488 domain-containing protein, with amino-acid sequence MNLFTLSAYETTAEQFFETLKKQNADLVLDVRLRNTNQLCGFTKEKDLAYFVHNIVGAQYVHDLRFAPDSDLLDAYTKHVVDWNGYRQAYLSEMEERNARRIFTEDYRRYASICILGTATVHRRSHSEALLEYLNKEAG
- a CDS encoding glutaredoxin-related protein, whose amino-acid sequence is MVTVYGMPTCPHCSFVEKQIEGNENFRFVDIGAHVKNLKEFLRIRDNSPVFDDAKKNGYAGIPCFVLEDGTVTLKPEDAGLKSGLEEVKEVKACRIDGSGC
- a CDS encoding Crp/Fnr family transcriptional regulator — translated: MKKNDTVHEDPKTITKRDIAVLHQSRLFKGITEAQLETLLPCLNAHKQFYDKGDWILRAGNPIDSSGLILSGSAHVERWDYWGTRHIVSALEPGDLFGESYAAVNDSVLNVSVQADEETSILRLDLKKMLQMCASACPFHTRLIENLVALLAQRNLHLNEKLTYITQHSLRDKILSYLSAESLRQHRSYFDIPFDRQQLADYLNADRSALSSELSRLKSEGIIDYQKNHFYLRVPPKRDE
- a CDS encoding HAD hydrolase family protein, translating into MKNGMKNRKRYIFFDIDNTLAVGTPGRQYIPDSAVRAINGLRRSGHFTAIATGRAHAMAEDYRRKLGFENMVSDGGYGLTIDGVLRELRPLPYEACLALVEECKAKNIPWAIQVDDSKVRLAPDNQFSEVSHDIYMETKVVKGLDPHQYKDIYKLFVAGPYPVENTLVSLQNLPYCRYHDSYFFVEPTDKAYGIRRMVTMIGAETKDVIVFGDGLNDLSMFTKEWTCVAMGNAVPQLKAKADFVTKDAADDGILYACMHLGLLDDAED